One segment of Salvia splendens isolate huo1 chromosome 20, SspV2, whole genome shotgun sequence DNA contains the following:
- the LOC121781148 gene encoding probable magnesium transporter NIPA9 isoform X1 yields MWESICLTIAASAGISIGKVLQKKGTLILPPLSFKLKVIRAYASNSPWIIGFLMDIFGAILMLLALSQAPVSVIQPVSGCGLAILSVFSHFYLKEVMNAVDWIGIAFAGIGTIGVGAGGEEQKSSSISVIYLPWLAFVVVLVFVLLNGWLRVYRRQRREHELMQYEVVEEIIYGLESGILFGIASVISKMGFLFLELGSSKLLLPVCVSISITCSASGFIYQTRGLKHGRAIVVSTCAAVASIVTGVLAGMFALGEQLPSAPTSRLLLLLGWLFIILGVILLVSSSRLMQHLRRLWKRFARGGIERSFIQRQWSSARARDTILK; encoded by the exons ATGTGGGAATCAATTTGCTTAACGATTGCGGCTTCAGCCGGAATCAGCATTGGCAAAGTGCTCCAGAAAAAGGGCACCCTAATTCTCCCACCTCTCTCCTTCAAGCTCAAG GTGATAAGAGCATATGCTTCTAACAGTCCTTGGATAATCGGCTTCTTGATGGATATTTTTGGGGCCATCTTGATGTTGCTCGCACTATCTCAGGCTCCT GTATCGGTGATTCAACCTGTTTCTGGCTGCGGGCTTGCCATTCTCTCagtattttctcatttttatcTGAAGGAGGTCATGAATGCAGTCGACTGGATCGGAATTGCTTTCGCTGGTATTGGCACTATAG GTGTTGGTGCTGGAGGAGAAGAGCAAAAGTCATCATCCATCTCAGTTATCTATTTACCATGGCTCGCATTTGTCGTTGTGCTTGTGTTT GTTCTTCTTAATGGATGGCTTCGTGTTTATAGAAGGCAGAGAAGAGAACATGAGTTG ATGCAATACGAAGTGGTTGAGGAAATCATTTACGGCTTGGAGTCCGGCATCCTATTTGG GATTGCATCTGTAATATCGAAAATGGGATTCTTGTTCTTGGAGCTAGGATCTTCCAAGTTATTGCTTCCCGTTTGTGTCTCGATCAGCATAACGTGCAGTGCCTCTGGATTTATTTACCAG ACACGTGGTTTGAAGCACGGAAGGGCAATCGTCGTGTCCACATGTGCAGCTGTTGCCTCGATCGTGACTGGTGTGCTTGCCGGCATGTTTGCACTGGGCGAACAGCTGCCTTCGGCCCCCACATCTCGCCTATTGCTTCTCCTCGGATG GCTCTTCATCATCCTCGGAGTGATCCTGCTGGTATCTTCGTCGAGGTTGATGCAACACCTCCGGAGGCTGTGGAAACGCTTTGCACGAGGCGGGATCGAGAGGAGTTTCATCCAAAGGCAGTGGAGCTCGGCCCGTGCAAGGGACACAATTTTGAAATAG
- the LOC121781148 gene encoding probable magnesium transporter NIPA9 isoform X2: protein MQTDYIDPSIIGRLSMNDRGPLVISTVIRAYASNSPWIIGFLMDIFGAILMLLALSQAPVSVIQPVSGCGLAILSVFSHFYLKEVMNAVDWIGIAFAGIGTIGVGAGGEEQKSSSISVIYLPWLAFVVVLVFVLLNGWLRVYRRQRREHELMQYEVVEEIIYGLESGILFGIASVISKMGFLFLELGSSKLLLPVCVSISITCSASGFIYQTRGLKHGRAIVVSTCAAVASIVTGVLAGMFALGEQLPSAPTSRLLLLLGWLFIILGVILLVSSSRLMQHLRRLWKRFARGGIERSFIQRQWSSARARDTILK from the exons ATGCAAACTGATTATATCGATCCATCGATTATAGGGAGACTCTCGATGAATGACCGGGGACCATTGGTGATCTCTACT GTGATAAGAGCATATGCTTCTAACAGTCCTTGGATAATCGGCTTCTTGATGGATATTTTTGGGGCCATCTTGATGTTGCTCGCACTATCTCAGGCTCCT GTATCGGTGATTCAACCTGTTTCTGGCTGCGGGCTTGCCATTCTCTCagtattttctcatttttatcTGAAGGAGGTCATGAATGCAGTCGACTGGATCGGAATTGCTTTCGCTGGTATTGGCACTATAG GTGTTGGTGCTGGAGGAGAAGAGCAAAAGTCATCATCCATCTCAGTTATCTATTTACCATGGCTCGCATTTGTCGTTGTGCTTGTGTTT GTTCTTCTTAATGGATGGCTTCGTGTTTATAGAAGGCAGAGAAGAGAACATGAGTTG ATGCAATACGAAGTGGTTGAGGAAATCATTTACGGCTTGGAGTCCGGCATCCTATTTGG GATTGCATCTGTAATATCGAAAATGGGATTCTTGTTCTTGGAGCTAGGATCTTCCAAGTTATTGCTTCCCGTTTGTGTCTCGATCAGCATAACGTGCAGTGCCTCTGGATTTATTTACCAG ACACGTGGTTTGAAGCACGGAAGGGCAATCGTCGTGTCCACATGTGCAGCTGTTGCCTCGATCGTGACTGGTGTGCTTGCCGGCATGTTTGCACTGGGCGAACAGCTGCCTTCGGCCCCCACATCTCGCCTATTGCTTCTCCTCGGATG GCTCTTCATCATCCTCGGAGTGATCCTGCTGGTATCTTCGTCGAGGTTGATGCAACACCTCCGGAGGCTGTGGAAACGCTTTGCACGAGGCGGGATCGAGAGGAGTTTCATCCAAAGGCAGTGGAGCTCGGCCCGTGCAAGGGACACAATTTTGAAATAG